A genomic stretch from Lathyrus oleraceus cultivar Zhongwan6 chromosome 2, CAAS_Psat_ZW6_1.0, whole genome shotgun sequence includes:
- the LOC127119362 gene encoding probable serine/threonine-protein kinase PBL28, whose translation MPFGLVSAWNKRRRSKSQDHTDPWVYKPAQLWQLDDKAPRPTKRLHGSSVYTLKEMEEATCSFSEENLLGKGGFGKVYRGTLRSGEVVAIKKMELPAIKEAEGEREFRVEVDILSRLSHPNLVSLIGYCADGKHRFLVYEYMLNGNLQDHLNGIGERNIDWPQRLQVALGAAKGLAYLHSSSDVGIPIVHRDFKSTNILLDANYEAKISDFGLAKLMPEGQETHVTARVLGTFGYFDPEYTSTGKLTLQSDVYAFGVVLLELLTGRRAVDLNQGPNDQNLVLQVRHILNDRKKLRKVIDPEMARNSYTIQSIVMFANLASRCVRTESNERPSMADCVKEIQMIIYTNSKGLGMVMHSLRLI comes from the exons ATGCCATTCGGTTTGGTCTCAGCCTGGAACAAGCGCCGAAGAAGCAAATCTCAAGATCATACCGATCCAT GGGTTTACAAACCTGCACAACTTTGGCAACTTGATGATAAAGCACCGCGTCCTACGAAGAGGTTGCATGGATCATCTGTTTATACACTCAAGGAGATGGAAGAGGCAACATGTTCATTCAGTGAAGAAAATCTGCTTGGGAAAGGAGGATTTGGCAAAGTCTACCGAGGCACTTTGCGGTCAGGAGAG GTTGTAGCAATCAAGAAAATGGAGCTTCCAGCAATAAAAGAAGCAGAGGGGGAACGTGAATTCCGAGTCGAAGTTGACATTTTGAGCAGACTGAGCCATCCAAATCTTGTTTCCTTGATAGGATATTGTGCTGATGGAAAGCACAGATTCTTAGTATATGAATATATGCTTAATGGGAACCTGCAAGATCATTTGAATG GAATTGGAGAAAGAAACATTGATTGGCCTCAAAGACTACAGGTGGCACTGGGAGCTGCAAAAGGGCTTGCTTATCTCCATTCAAGTTCTGATGTTGGAATTCCTATTGTTCACAGAGATTTCAAATCTACCAACATTCTCTTAGATGCCAACTATGAAGCTAAG ATATCTGATTTTGGGCTCGCCAAGTTAATGCCAGAAGGACAGGAGACACATGTGACTGCCAGAGTGCTTGGTACCTTTGGTTACTTTGATCCCGAGTATACATCG ACAGGAAAACTCACTCTCCAAAGTGATGTTTATGCTTTTGGTGTTGTTCTTCTGGAGCTTTTGACTGGACGACGAGCTGTAGATCTAAACCAAGGTCCTAATGATCAAAACCTTGTACTACAG GTGAGGCACATACTGAATGATCGCAAGAAGCTCCGTAAGGTGATAGATCCGGAGATGGCTCGAAACTCTTACACCATTCAGTCTATAGTCATGTTTGCCAATCTGGCATCAAGATGTGTACGAACTGAAAGTAATGAGCGGCCTTCAATGGCAGATTGTGTAAAAGAGATCCAAATGATTATCTATACAAATTCAAAAGGCTTGGGAATGGTTATGCATAGTTTAAGACTGATCTAA